TTTTTCGCCGACAGACCGAGTTTCGGTTTGATCGTGCAACCCAGCATCGGGCGGCCGTACTTGTTCAGCAGGTCGCGCTCGACTTGGATACCGTGGGGAGGACCTTGGAAGGTTTTGACCAGGGCGACGGGGAAGCGGATGTCTTCCAGACGCAGCGAACGGATGGCTTTAAAGCCAAAGACGTTACCGACGATCGAGGTCAGGATGTTGGTGACGGACCCTTCCTCGAACAGGTCGAGCGGGTAAGCGATGAACGCAAAGTAGGAGTTCTCTTCGCCTTGCACCGGCTCGATGTGGTAGCACTTGCCTTTGTACCGATCCATGTCGGTCAGCAAGTCGGTCCACACGGTGGTCCAGGTACCGGTCGAAGATTCAGCCGCGATCGCCGCACCAGCTTCGTCAGCAGGGACACCCGGCTGAGGGCTGAAGCGGAAAGCCGCCAGCAGGTCAGTGTCTTTGGGGGTGTAATCGGGGGTGTAGTAGGTGAGTTTGTAGTCCTTCACCCCGGCCTTATAGCCTGCGGCAGATTGCGTCTTGGGCATGTCGTCTCTCCCTAGAGATATGTCAGATATGCTCGACGATTCAGGATTTCTGGCAGGGGGAGCCTGTACAGCTGCAGTCCCACAGCGCAAGTCCAGCGGAGCATTCCGTTGCGACGGACGCTTAATTCTTTTGTGGAGAATTAAGCCTTAGATTCCTCATGAATCAACCTATCATCAATCGGAACCATTTATTGAAGCCCAGAAGCGAGATTTGATTTGATTTGCTTAACGCTGGCTCATGCCCTGCTTATTAGATCGACGAGCCATCTCGCTAACAACACCAAAAGCCGCCTCCCATCTGGATTGAAGGCGTTGACATTTTTTCTGACTTACTCTGGCTGAACGGTCAACTTTCAGCGAAAAACCAGTGTAATTACGGCGCTTTTTCCGTCACTGATCTGTGCGTGGATTTGGTAACTCTAAGGGTTCTGGAATTGGCGCCTCTTGGGTTAATTCCAAGGCTGCCTGCCGCTCTTCGGCGAGTAATCGGGGGGCTTCGATCGCGATCGGCTGGCGCTCTAGTTCAGGCAGCTCTAGGAGTGGCTGTTTCTCGCGAACGCGCAGTGGCAATTGGAGTGGCTGAGTTGCTTCGCCGTCAAGCTGCGGCTCGGGCAGGCTGTCCATCAGATCGTCTAGCGGTCTGGGGATAACCATGATTGCGTTGAGCTGGCCGATCCGCTCAGCTGCGTACATGCCGGCTTCAACAGCAACGGTCACATTGGAAACGGTGCCTTGCACGATCGCAGTACAGAGACCGCTGCCCGTTTTCTCATAACAGATCAGCTTGACGTTAGCTGACTTGAGCATGGCATCGGCTGCTCCAACTAAAGCGGGGAACCCATTGGTTTCAATCAGCCCAATCGCGCCAACATTTTGATGCGATCGCGTTGCCATTGCCTCTTGCGAGAGCCGCCGACTGATCGGCAGAACGGCTTCTAGATTCGCCTGCGGTCGCGGCAAGATCGTACTAGACACATACTGCTCAAACTGGCGAGCAGTAGCGACCCCAGCTTCTAGGGCCAGTTTGATGTCGGCATAACCGCCGCGAATGACCGCTGTACAAAAACCTGAACCCGTCTTCTCGTAACCGACCAGCGTGACATCTGCGGACTTGAGCATCATGTCCGCTGTGCCGACAACTGCTGGAAAGCTACGGGTGCAAATGACCCCTAGCGCACCGGCATTGCGAGGCTGCGAATAGGCGAGAGAAGCGGTCATCAACAAAGTACCCTACGGCTCCAAGAGCCGCTGTGCACATCTTAGCGATCGGGGAACATGCTCTGGCGCATCCGCAAAAACTGTTCCTTGCCGTAGACCTTGGTCGGCTGGGCGATCGCACTGGTCTGGGGCGATCGCGCCTCGGATGCTGGCACTGAAGCACTGGCTACTGACGCAGCGGTCGGCGTACTTCCGGTTGCCTGCGCACTCAGCAAACTACCAGGAGCAGTGACTCCACCTGCCTCAACCGAAACATCCATCAGCGTTGTCGAAGGCCCCAAGCAGGCTTGGCGACCCACAACACTCTGACCCACAATCAACACACCGGCAGCCAGCAAAGCACCTGCCTGAATGATGATGGCTCCACCCCGAGCATGGAGCACTGACCCCAAGCCAATGCAAACCCCGCTGGCAATTTCAATCCGGCTATCGGCCTCGGCAATCAGCAAAACCCCTGGAGCAATCACCACATCAGCAGCAATCGTGACCTCACCACTGGCGAAGTAGCGATCGCTGATCGGGGGCTCTAGGGGCGGTAGGTGCATGAAGACAAGGGCGATCGCCGGATTGCCGGCAAACTTACGGCTTTTGGATCAACAGTTCAGCCACACGGCGGCGAGCCGCAGGGTCAATGCCAATCAGGCGAACGTATTTACCTTGGTGTTCTTGCAAGAGAGCGTTCAGCGCAGACAACACAGTCGACTCGCTCTGTCCACTCAAGGTCGGCAAGGTCTGCCAAGAGCTGGTTTGGAAGCGGCGCTTGTCAGCCACTTCTGCACTGATCCGGTAGCCCTGCGAGAGCAAGCCGCGGACTTGGCTGGCCACGTCACCTGATCCGGAACCATTGCTGGCATAGCTGGGGCTGGAAGTCGAGGTCGTCCCTGCTGCCGGTGCTGCTGCACCGCTAGACCCAACAGGCCCTTGGGGATTCTGAATCAAGGCTTCAAAGACTCGGCTGCGCGTGCTGGTATCAATCCCGAGGAGGCGGACGTATTCGCCTTCATGCTCGGCCAAGCAAGTTTCCAGTTCAGCGAGGACTTGGCGTTCGTTGCTGCTTTGGATCGGTGCACAGGACTGCCAAGAGCTGGTGCGGAAGCGGCGCTTGTCCGCATGCTCCGTCCCAATCCGATAACCCTGGGCTAACAAGTTACGGACTTGACTGACAACTTCGGCAGAAAGGTTGCCACTGACACTGGCATAGCTGCTTTGACGACCGCCGCTAGGCGCTACAGCTACCGGCTGACTGCTCAGTGACTCAGGAACCGTACCATCGGGCCGTTGAATCAAGGCTTCAAAGACTCGGCTGCGCGTGCTGGTATCAATCCCGAGGAGGCGGACGTATTCGCCTTCATGCTCGGCCAAGCAAGTTTCCAGTTCAGCGAGGACTTGGCGTTCGTTGCTGCTTTGGATCGGTGCACAGGACTGCCAAGAGCTGGTGCGGAAGCGGCGCTTGTCCGCATGCTCCGTCCCAATCCGATAACCCTGATTCAACAGGCTCCGAACTTGGTTGATGACTTCAGAACTGAGTCGGCCTTGGCCGTTGTAAGCGCTCACGGTCGTTGCCTCGCTAGACGATGGACGAAGGGGAGAAGGAGTTGGTGTGGAATTGAAATCAGCAGTCGCTGCTGGGGTAGACCGCACAATCACCGGAGGTGAGCCGATGATGTGGCGAGCAAATTCCCGATCTTCCGGACGAACCTCTGGCAGTCGATCGGCCTGCTGCTGGGTCGTGATGATGGCCCCTGAGGGAACGTAGCGACCGGGTGGGATCTCTACGTCTTGCACTAGGGCGTGCATCATGATTACCGAACCGGCCCCAACCCGAGCGTTGAAAACGGTGGACCGAAAACCGACAAAGCAATCATCTCCGAGATAGGCCGGACCATGGATCAGTGCTTTGTGGGTGATGGCCACTCGACGACCGAGCCAGACAGAGTAGTCAGCTTGGTCATCGCCCAAGACACGACCATATTCCAAACCGTGGATGACAGCACCTTCTTGCAAAAGGCTGTCTTCTCCGATTTGGAATGGCGCTCCTTCGTCAGCACGGATCGAAACCCCCGCTGCAACGCGGACACCTGCTGCCAGCCGAACGTCACCAATAATGCTGGCGATCGCATGCACCTGAGCAGCGGGATCTATATGGGGCTCAGCCAACCGACCTGCCGTTGAAGCAACGGGGATCGTCGTTGGGCTCGGCATCCTCAACCCTCCCAAGCCTGGGCTCAATCCACTCGATGAATAACAGGGGCTCAAAGAGCCTGCCTGCTAGCTGTGCTCGCGTTTGTCGTAGACGGAGCGGTTTTCAACATTGACCGTATCGATGATTGCAATAACTGCTGCATCGACTGGGCGATTCTGACAATCCCGCACATGACGTGCTTGACTGCCACGACTGATCAACACCCACTCATCAACACCCGCGCCAACCATGTCAGCTGCGACTTCATATTCCGGAAGGACTTGTCCAGCCTCATCAATGAACTGAACAACAAGGAACTTTACCCCTTGCAGGCTGGGTTCCTTGTAGGTGCTGACCACAGTTCCGCGAACCTTAGCAATGCGCATGCTGATCCCACATCGACGGCACAACAGGACAGCCGACCATCGAAGAACAGACAAACAAATCTGCCAAGGTGCATCTTGAAAGACTCACCCAAAGAGTCGGCAATCAAGATGAAAGGGCTATTGAACTTAACTCAACAGCCCTCAACCCTACATGCGGAATTGTTCAACAGCTTCGGTGTAGCGGATCGGGAGGACGTATTCCAGGTTCTCGTGGGGACGAGCAATGATGTGGTGCGACAGCACTTCACCACCAGCAACCCGTTTCGCCGAGTCGAGACCCGCAGAGACGGAAGCTTGGACTTCCGAAACGTCGCCCCGGACAATGACCGTGACGCGGCCGCTGCCGATTTTCTCATAGCCAACCAGCGTGACACGCGCTGCTTTGACCATCGCGTCAGCTGCTTCCACAACAGCCGGGAAGCCCAGGGTCTCGATCA
The sequence above is a segment of the Synechococcus elongatus PCC 11801 genome. Coding sequences within it:
- a CDS encoding carbon dioxide-concentrating mechanism protein CcmK, whose protein sequence is MTASLAYSQPRNAGALGVICTRSFPAVVGTADMMLKSADVTLVGYEKTGSGFCTAVIRGGYADIKLALEAGVATARQFEQYVSSTILPRPQANLEAVLPISRRLSQEAMATRSHQNVGAIGLIETNGFPALVGAADAMLKSANVKLICYEKTGSGLCTAIVQGTVSNVTVAVEAGMYAAERIGQLNAIMVIPRPLDDLMDSLPEPQLDGEATQPLQLPLRVREKQPLLELPELERQPIAIEAPRLLAEERQAALELTQEAPIPEPLELPNPRTDQ
- a CDS encoding ribulose bisphosphate carboxylase small subunit; this translates as MPSPTTIPVASTAGRLAEPHIDPAAQVHAIASIIGDVRLAAGVRVAAGVSIRADEGAPFQIGEDSLLQEGAVIHGLEYGRVLGDDQADYSVWLGRRVAITHKALIHGPAYLGDDCFVGFRSTVFNARVGAGSVIMMHALVQDVEIPPGRYVPSGAIITTQQQADRLPEVRPEDREFARHIIGSPPVIVRSTPAATADFNSTPTPSPLRPSSSEATTVSAYNGQGRLSSEVINQVRSLLNQGYRIGTEHADKRRFRTSSWQSCAPIQSSNERQVLAELETCLAEHEGEYVRLLGIDTSTRSRVFEALIQRPDGTVPESLSSQPVAVAPSGGRQSSYASVSGNLSAEVVSQVRNLLAQGYRIGTEHADKRRFRTSSWQSCAPIQSSNERQVLAELETCLAEHEGEYVRLLGIDTSTRSRVFEALIQNPQGPVGSSGAAAPAAGTTSTSSPSYASNGSGSGDVASQVRGLLSQGYRISAEVADKRRFQTSSWQTLPTLSGQSESTVLSALNALLQEHQGKYVRLIGIDPAARRRVAELLIQKP
- a CDS encoding EutN/CcmL family microcompartment protein, translated to MRIAKVRGTVVSTYKEPSLQGVKFLVVQFIDEAGQVLPEYEVAADMVGAGVDEWVLISRGSQARHVRDCQNRPVDAAVIAIIDTVNVENRSVYDKREHS
- a CDS encoding carbon dioxide-concentrating mechanism protein CcmK, with the translated sequence MPIAVGMIETLGFPAVVEAADAMVKAARVTLVGYEKIGSGRVTVIVRGDVSEVQASVSAGLDSAKRVAGGEVLSHHIIARPHENLEYVLPIRYTEAVEQFRM